In Bubalus bubalis isolate 160015118507 breed Murrah chromosome 20, NDDB_SH_1, whole genome shotgun sequence, the sequence GAAAACGGAAGCTAAAGCCACAAAGGAGCAGGAGAGAAACAGACCAGGAACCATTCAAACAAAGCGAGAAGAGAAAATGTTCGATTCCAAAGAGAAGGCTTCAGAGGAGAGAAACTTAAGGTGGGAAGAACTGACAAAGTTAGataaagaagcaagaaagagagaaagcgAGCAGATGAGGGAAAAGGCCAGAGAGAAGGAGTCGCTGAAGGAGGAAAGTGTGAAGGGGAGAGAGATACCGATCAGGCTAGAGGTGTCCCAGGACAGCACAGCAAAGGTGGCCCCCCAGGGTCTCCAGACACCCCTAAAGGAGGATGCTGGTGACGGGACAGGGAGAGGGGTGGAAACCAGAGAGGCTGGGTTTACGCTGGGCGCCAGCGACACCACAGCCTCTCTGAAAGGCGGTTCCATGACTGAAACCATAGCTGAGAACATCGTTTCCAGTATCCTGAAGCAGTTTACCCACTCTCCTGAGGCAGAAGCGTCCGCTGAGTCTTTTCCAGACACAAAAGTCACTTATGTGGACAGGAAAGAAGTTCCCGGTGACAGAAAAGCAAAGACTGAGATAGTCGTGGAGTCGAAACTGACTGAAGAGATCGACATTTCGGATGAAGCCGGCTTGGACTACCTGTTAAGCAAGGATGCTAAAGAGGTGGAGCTGAAAGGAAAATCGGCGGAGCGTTTGATCGGAGACGTGATCCGTCTAGGTCTGAAGGGGAGAGAAGGGCGAGCAAAAGTTGTCAACGTGGAGATCATCGAAGAGCCCATGAGCTATGTCAGCAGCGAGAAGGAAGATGAGTTTTCTACCCCGTTCAAAGTGGAGGAGGTCGATGATGTGTCTCCGAGCTCCAGGGGGCTTgttgaggagagagaggaggcggTTTACGGGGAATCAGATGTCACGTGCTCAGGGGACGCAGGTCAGGAGGCCAGGAGGCCCCAGGAGAGCGTAACTCACGTGGAAGAAGTGACGGAGGCAGGTGACTTGGAGGGAGAGCAGAGTTACTTTGTGTCGACTCCGGACGAACACCCTGGGGCCCCCGAGCGAGAAGAAGGCTCCGTGTATGGGCAGATCCACATTGAAGAGGAATCCACCATCAGGTACTCCTGGCAGGATGAGATCGTGCCGGGGTCTCGGAGAAGAGTGCGGAGGGATGACGTTCCGGGAGAGAAGGTCTTGAAGCCGGTGGATGTTCCAGAAGTGTCTCTGGAGGGGGACACAGCATCTTCTCCCTGGAAAGAACAAACTAGAAGTGGCGAGTTTCATGCCAAGCCCATAGTCATTGAGAAGGAAATCAAAATACCCCATGAGTTCCACACATCCATTAAGGAAGGCTCTAAGGAGCCCAGGCACCAGCTGGTGGAGGTGATCGAGCAGCTGGAGGAGAACCTTCCAGAGCGCATGAAGGAAGAGCTGTCTGCCCTCACCAGAGAGGGCCAGGGCGGGCCTGCGGGTGTTTCGTTTGACGTGAAGAAAGTCCAGAGCGCGGGCAGCGGGGCCGTGACCCTAGTGGCCGAAGTCAACCTCTCACAGACGGTGGACGCTGACCAGTTAGACCTGGAGGAGCTGAGCAAGGACGAAGCGGGGGAGATCGAGAAGGCCGTGGAGTCGGTGGTGCGAGACAGCCTGGCGCGGCGGCGCAGCCCAGGCCCGGGCAGCCCGGAGGCGGAGGCCGGCCACGGCTTCAGGCGCTGGGCCACCCAGGAGCTATACAGCTCCTCTGCGGGGGAGGCCGACGCGGGCCTGGCCTCGCCCCCGGGCCCTGTGTCGGCCACCGTGGAAGTCACCAGCCCCACGGGCTTTGTCCATGCTCATGTGCTGGAGGACGTCAGCCAGTCTGGGGGGCGCGTCCAGATAGCATCCCCTGGAATGTGGAGGACTGAGCAGGTCTTGGCCGAAGGCCGTGCCGCCCAGGCGGTGGAGGTAAGTGCAGAGGGCCAGGCAAGTTGGGCAGAGGGCTCAGCAGGAGCCAGCCGGTCTGCCAGGCTCATTACGTTGGGTGCCCGTCAGAGCCCAGTGTCCACAGAAGTCATATTCCCAGGGCCTGATGCCGCCCGTCCCAAGGCTGGCGGCACAGAAGAACCTGGCCCTGCAGAGCTACCCACAGAGCCTCCCAGATTTGGGAGGCACAGCCCATTTGGCTCCCAACAGTTTTATGCTCAGagggaaattatttttcaggCCCCCGTTTCTGGGGTGGGGAAGGCGGGTGACTCTTCTCAAGCAGAAGAGTCAGCGGGCACCCAGACTTCCATAAAGCACCTTCAATTAGGCACCCGGGAGGGGCTCAGTGAGCAGACCCAGCTCACAGCCCCCCTCTCAGGCACAGTGGAGTTGGGCGTCAGGGAAGCTTCTGTGCTCATGGAAGCGTGGTCAGGGGACGGCACGTCCATCAGGCATGTCACCATCGGGCCTCAGAGGCATCAAGCCACCGAGCCGATCGTTCCCCCGCCCTTGGAATTTAGCGACTCAGAAAGCAGCACCCACAGAGAGGGCACGGCAGACGAGACCCTGGCCGCCAGCAGTTACACTGTGGGTCGGAACATCCTTGTGACTGAAAAGAGCACCTTCCAAAGGGCCGTTTCGGAGTCTCCCCAGGAAGCTAGTACAGGAGACATGTCAGGGAATGAAGTGACATCAGGTGTGAGCAGATCCTTTAGGCATATTCAGCTGGGTCCCGCAGAAGCCAAGACCTCTGAACACATTGTCTTCCACGGACCCATTTCCAAAACCTTTGCACTTGCTGGTTCGGTAGACTCCCCTGAAGTAGGC encodes:
- the SYNM gene encoding synemin isoform X2, whose translation is MLSWRLHTGPEKAELQELNARLYDYVCRVRELERENLLLEEELRSRRGQEGLWAEAEARCAEEASGLRRQLDELSWATALAQGERDALRRELRELQLLGEEARAARGRLDAELDSQRRELQEELAARAALEALLGRLQAERRGLDAARERDVRELRARAAGLTLRYRGRVAGPAAPPPRLRELHEDCALLVTEAWRETVQRYEDEVRELEEALRRGRESRREAEEETRLCAQEAEALRREVLELEQLRALLEEELLRVREASELQAEERQREIAYLEDEKAALTLAMADRLRDYQDLVQVKTGLSLEVATYRALLEGESNPEILIVECIENMPQEFRDKSYQYTTSVLQKENERNLFPRQKAPPASFRQSLAPRSQTPVGSDARRDVLGSGYSSFTTAWQENAYQKTASGQTNFRTFSPTPGLLRNTEAQLKTLPERPRTEGTKAPPASSAKEPAASAEPYQERRAKPAAAASEGTWSNERTVIWGKKTEAKATKEQERNRPGTIQTKREEKMFDSKEKASEERNLRWEELTKLDKEARKRESEQMREKAREKESLKEESVKGREIPIRLEVSQDSTAKVAPQGLQTPLKEDAGDGTGRGVETREAGFTLGASDTTASLKGGSMTETIAENIVSSILKQFTHSPEAEASAESFPDTKVTYVDRKEVPGDRKAKTEIVVESKLTEEIDISDEAGLDYLLSKDAKEVELKGKSAERLIGDVIRLGLKGREGRAKVVNVEIIEEPMSYVSSEKEDEFSTPFKVEEVDDVSPSSRGLVEEREEAVYGESDVTCSGDAGQEARRPQESVTHVEEVTEAGDLEGEQSYFVSTPDEHPGAPEREEGSVYGQIHIEEESTIRYSWQDEIVPGSRRRVRRDDVPGEKVLKPVDVPEVSLEGDTASSPWKEQTRSGEFHAKPIVIEKEIKIPHEFHTSIKEGSKEPRHQLVEVIEQLEENLPERMKEELSALTREGQGGPAGVSFDVKKVQSAGSGAVTLVAEVNLSQTVDADQLDLEELSKDEAGEIEKAVESVVRDSLARRRSPGPGSPEAEAGHGFRRWATQELYSSSAGEADAGLASPPGPVSATVEVTSPTGFVHAHVLEDVSQSGGRVQIASPGMWRTEQVLAEGRAAQAVEMDVSNVEATPRWTQEARVLFPAGTEAEAPSVSEPGAWRDASSRNDLAAGVSFQGSAGDRHQAPGERGKEQAEFDKTVQLQRMVDQRSVISDEKKVALLYLDSQEEENEGHWF
- the SYNM gene encoding synemin isoform X1 — translated: MLSWRLHTGPEKAELQELNARLYDYVCRVRELERENLLLEEELRSRRGQEGLWAEAEARCAEEASGLRRQLDELSWATALAQGERDALRRELRELQLLGEEARAARGRLDAELDSQRRELQEELAARAALEALLGRLQAERRGLDAARERDVRELRARAAGLTLRYRGRVAGPAAPPPRLRELHEDCALLVTEAWRETVQRYEDEVRELEEALRRGRESRREAEEETRLCAQEAEALRREVLELEQLRALLEEELLRVREASELQAEERQREIAYLEDEKAALTLAMADRLRDYQDLVQVKTGLSLEVATYRALLEGESNPEILIVECIENMPQEFRDKSYQYTTSVLQKENERNLFPRQKAPPASFRQSLAPRSQTPVGSDARRDVLGSGYSSFTTAWQENAYQKTASGQTNFRTFSPTPGLLRNTEAQLKTLPERPRTEGTKAPPASSAKEPAASAEPYQERRAKPAAAASEGTWSNERTVIWGKKTEAKATKEQERNRPGTIQTKREEKMFDSKEKASEERNLRWEELTKLDKEARKRESEQMREKAREKESLKEESVKGREIPIRLEVSQDSTAKVAPQGLQTPLKEDAGDGTGRGVETREAGFTLGASDTTASLKGGSMTETIAENIVSSILKQFTHSPEAEASAESFPDTKVTYVDRKEVPGDRKAKTEIVVESKLTEEIDISDEAGLDYLLSKDAKEVELKGKSAERLIGDVIRLGLKGREGRAKVVNVEIIEEPMSYVSSEKEDEFSTPFKVEEVDDVSPSSRGLVEEREEAVYGESDVTCSGDAGQEARRPQESVTHVEEVTEAGDLEGEQSYFVSTPDEHPGAPEREEGSVYGQIHIEEESTIRYSWQDEIVPGSRRRVRRDDVPGEKVLKPVDVPEVSLEGDTASSPWKEQTRSGEFHAKPIVIEKEIKIPHEFHTSIKEGSKEPRHQLVEVIEQLEENLPERMKEELSALTREGQGGPAGVSFDVKKVQSAGSGAVTLVAEVNLSQTVDADQLDLEELSKDEAGEIEKAVESVVRDSLARRRSPGPGSPEAEAGHGFRRWATQELYSSSAGEADAGLASPPGPVSATVEVTSPTGFVHAHVLEDVSQSGGRVQIASPGMWRTEQVLAEGRAAQAVEVSAEGQASWAEGSAGASRSARLITLGARQSPVSTEVIFPGPDAARPKAGGTEEPGPAELPTEPPRFGRHSPFGSQQFYAQREIIFQAPVSGVGKAGDSSQAEESAGTQTSIKHLQLGTREGLSEQTQLTAPLSGTVELGVREASVLMEAWSGDGTSIRHVTIGPQRHQATEPIVPPPLEFSDSESSTHREGTADETLAASSYTVGRNILVTEKSTFQRAVSESPQEASTGDMSGNEVTSGVSRSFRHIQLGPAEAKTSEHIVFHGPISKTFALAGSVDSPEVGEVADSGRTLRHVALGPKETSFTFQMDVSNVEATPRWTQEARVLFPAGTEAEAPSVSEPGAWRDASSRNDLAAGVSFQGSAGDRHQAPGERGKEQAEFDKTVQLQRMVDQRSVISDEKKVALLYLDSQEEENEGHWF